The Papio anubis isolate 15944 unplaced genomic scaffold, Panubis1.0 scaffold382, whole genome shotgun sequence genome contains a region encoding:
- the LOC101002954 gene encoding methylmalonic aciduria and homocystinuria type C protein, with amino-acid sequence MEPKVAELKQKIEDTLCPFGFEVYPFQVAWYNELLPPAFHLLLPGPTLAFLVLSTPAMFDQALKPFLQSCHLRMLTDPVDQCVAYHLGRVRESLPELQIEVIADYEVHPNRRPKILAQTAAHVAGAAYYYQRQDVEADPWGNQHISGVCIHPRFGGWFAIRGVVLLPGIEVPDLPPRKPHDCVPTRAARIALLEGFNFHWRDWTYRDAVTPQECYSEEQKAYFSTPPAQRLALLGLVQPSEKPSSPSPDFPFTTHTPKKPGNPSRARSWLSPRVSPPASPGP; translated from the coding sequence ATGGAGCCGAAAGTCGCAGAGCTGAAGCAGAAGATCGAGGACACGCTATGTCCTTTTGGCTTCGAGGTTTACCCCTTCCAGGTGGCATGGTACAATGAACTCTTGCCTCCAGCCTTCCACCTACTGCTGCCAGGACCTACCCTGGCCTTCCTGGTACTCAGCACACCTGCCATGTTTGACCAGGCCCTCAAGCCCTTCTTGCAGAGCTGCCACCTCCGAATGCTGACCGACCCAGTGGACCAGTGTGTGGCCTACCATCTGGGCCGTGTTAGAGAGAGCCTCCCAGAGCTGCAGATAGAAGTCATTGCTGACTACGAAGTGCACCCCAACCGACGCCCCAAGATCCTGGCCCAGACAGCAGCCCATGTGGCAGGGGCTGCTTACTACTACCAACGACAAGATGTGGAGGCTGACCCATGGGGGAACCAGCACATATCAGGTGTGTGCATACACCCCCGATTTGGGGGCTGGTTTGCCATCCGAGGGGTAGTGCTGCTGCCAGGGATAGAGGTGCCAGATCTGCCACCCAGAAAACCTCATGACTGTGTACCTACAAGAGCTGCCCGTATCGCCCTACTCGAAGGCTTCAATTTCCACTGGCGAGACTGGACTTACCGGGATGCTGTGACACCCCAGGAGTGCTACTCAGAAGAGCAGAAGGCCTACTTCTCCACTCCGCCTGCCCAACGATTGGCCCTGCTGGGCTTGGTTCAGCCCTCAGAGAAGCCTAGTTCTCCCTCCCCAGACTTTCCTTttaccacacacacccccaagaAGCCTGGGAATCCCAGCAGAGCCCGGAGCTGGCTCAGCCCCAGGGTCTCACCACCTGCATCCCCTGGCCCTTGA